The window ATTCATCAAATTTCACTTCGTGCTCTCCGTACCCTTCGTGGTGAATAGTTACTTCGTTTTTTACAAGTTTTGTTTTGATGCGAGTAAAATGCGACATAGTTTTCTTTACCTCCTCGTATAATATAGTAGTTATTAACGAAAATTTCTCATAGAACAGATATAGCAACAGGGTTGATGGTTGATAGTTTATAGTTGATAGTTTCATAGACTATCAACCATCAACTATCAACTATCAACAATACTAATGTGAACTTTTGGTTAATACTTACTTATAGAAGCCTTCAATAAGGTTATTGCTTTTTTTAGATGTTCAAATTCCTGTAATATCAAGCCTTTTTGCATTTTTTAATACCTCCTGGCAAAAAGCACTTTTATCGTCATAAACAATAATATCAATCTTTTCCTCACATCTTAGAAAAAATCTTGCTTGAATCTTAAGAGATAACTTTAAAGGATTTATCTTTTCTTGAGAAATGAGGAGGATATCTATATCTCCTCCTTTTTTTGTCTCATCAAGCCTTGAACCAAATAGATAAACTGCTCCTTTGAAATCAGTTAAAGCAAACTTTAATGCCTCCTTTTCCTCTTTATCCAGACGCATAATCTTTTCCAACTGATAAGAATTTGTTTTTTGGATATTTTTTGCTTCGCAAGATTTTCGTTTTGCTCGAATTCGAATATTAGATTCACTTTTGCTCATTATGGAGATATTTTACCAAAGATTTTAACTCATGTCAATAGAAATTTGCCTACTGCCTGTGATTCAGACACTGGACATCAGACACAAGACTATAGATTCTATTTATGCAGGAAATTAGTGACATTTGGGAAACCATCCTCAAAACTTCACTCCCTGAATTTTTCCTGAGCCTTACCTATGTCAGTGACAGTATCAGTGTCAGTGTCAGTTAAGGAAATGTTTTCAACACTTCCAACTCCTTCAACACTTTCAACACTTCCAACTCTTCCAACATTCTTCTGCAATTTCTGCCCGCTTTAGTCTGAGGTCTGATGTCTATAGTCTACT is drawn from bacterium and contains these coding sequences:
- a CDS encoding nucleotidyltransferase domain-containing protein, producing MSKSESNIRIRAKRKSCEAKNIQKTNSYQLEKIMRLDKEEKEALKFALTDFKGAVYLFGSRLDETKKGGDIDILLISQEKINPLKLSLKIQARFFLRCEEKIDIIVYDDKSAFCQEVLKNAKRLDITGI